A window of the Paenibacillus woosongensis genome harbors these coding sequences:
- the mreC gene encoding rod shape-determining protein MreC, producing the protein MLKLFKLLGNKRLFILLMGLILFIAIMGFTLGPRANLSWPEKFVKDTVGFVQSIFYKPTSYIAGLIEDVSNLRALQEENESLKIALSHYTRDKAIYNRIEQENIRLQELLNFTEAQKNQYNYTYRIAQVVSVNNDPINRTIKVNLGSNDGVKVGYAVISAEGLVGTVSRVSNFTSTIKLLTTMDAKDPNSNGISATAQGKENEVFGVVESYDPDKDMFLMNKIDDTSSLAVGDTIVSSGVGGAFPRGMVIGTVKDIQVGEYGLTYTAFIEPAASFTDWKELIVVYTPEVLE; encoded by the coding sequence GTGCTTAAACTGTTTAAGCTGCTTGGCAACAAAAGATTATTTATTTTGCTGATGGGACTTATTCTGTTTATCGCTATAATGGGATTTACGCTCGGTCCCCGGGCGAATTTGTCGTGGCCGGAGAAGTTTGTAAAAGATACGGTGGGCTTCGTGCAGTCGATTTTTTATAAGCCTACCTCGTATATCGCCGGCTTGATTGAGGATGTCTCTAACTTGCGCGCTCTGCAGGAGGAGAACGAGAGCCTGAAGATTGCACTGTCTCATTACACAAGAGATAAAGCCATCTATAATCGGATTGAGCAGGAGAACATCCGGCTTCAGGAATTGCTTAATTTTACAGAAGCCCAGAAGAATCAATACAATTACACCTACCGGATTGCCCAGGTGGTCAGCGTAAATAACGATCCGATCAATCGGACGATTAAAGTGAACCTGGGGAGCAATGACGGCGTCAAGGTGGGGTATGCGGTTATTTCTGCTGAAGGGCTTGTAGGTACGGTTAGCCGAGTCAGCAATTTTACGTCTACCATCAAGCTGCTTACGACCATGGACGCGAAGGATCCGAATTCGAACGGCATCTCCGCTACGGCTCAGGGAAAAGAGAATGAAGTGTTTGGCGTCGTCGAGTCCTACGATCCCGACAAGGACATGTTCCTGATGAATAAAATCGATGATACTTCTTCGCTCGCAGTCGGCGATACCATTGTGTCCTCCGGCGTCGGCGGAGCATTTCCGCGAGGGATGGTCATCGGTACAGTCAAGGATATTCAGGTTGGCGAATACGGGTTGACATATACGGCATTCATCGAGCCCGCAGCCAGCTTCACGGACTGGAAAGAGTTGATTGTGGTATATACACCGGAGGTCTTGGAGTAG
- a CDS encoding rod shape-determining protein, which produces MLGGFTKDLGIDLGTANTLVYIRGKGIIVREPSVVAMNTDNKSIVAVGESAKKMIGRTPGNIRAIRPMKDGVIADFDTTATMIKYFIRQAQKQRSLFQRHPNVMVCVPSGITAVEQRAVEDATKQAGAREAYTIEEPFAAAIGADLPVWEPTGSMVVDIGGGTTEVAVISLGGIVTSKSARVAGDDMDESIIQYIKRQYNLMIGERTSEQLKMDVGSALPLEQVESMEIRGRDLVTGLPKTISITSDEITEALGDTVNAIVEAVKVTLEKCPPELAADIMDRGIVLTGGGALLRNLDKLLAKETGMPVIVAEHPLDCVAIGTGRALDNIHLFKSRSSSPLRKR; this is translated from the coding sequence ATGTTAGGTGGTTTCACGAAAGATTTAGGAATTGATTTGGGTACGGCGAATACGCTCGTTTATATTCGAGGCAAAGGAATTATAGTGAGAGAACCGTCGGTAGTAGCGATGAATACTGATAATAAGAGCATTGTAGCGGTCGGGGAATCGGCCAAGAAGATGATCGGAAGAACACCGGGCAACATCCGTGCCATCCGTCCGATGAAGGACGGCGTTATCGCCGACTTTGATACCACCGCAACGATGATTAAATATTTTATTCGCCAGGCTCAGAAGCAGCGTTCCTTGTTCCAACGCCATCCGAACGTGATGGTCTGCGTGCCTTCTGGCATTACGGCGGTGGAACAGCGTGCGGTTGAGGATGCCACGAAGCAGGCAGGAGCACGTGAAGCCTACACGATTGAAGAGCCGTTTGCGGCAGCCATTGGTGCAGATCTTCCCGTATGGGAGCCGACCGGGAGCATGGTTGTAGACATCGGCGGCGGAACGACAGAGGTGGCTGTTATTTCGCTCGGCGGCATTGTTACGAGCAAGTCGGCGCGCGTAGCCGGCGATGACATGGACGAGTCTATTATTCAATACATCAAGCGCCAATATAACCTGATGATCGGCGAGAGAACGTCGGAGCAGCTTAAAATGGATGTTGGCTCGGCGCTGCCGCTCGAGCAGGTGGAATCGATGGAAATCCGCGGCCGCGACCTCGTTACGGGGCTGCCAAAGACCATTTCTATCACTTCCGACGAAATTACCGAGGCGCTCGGCGATACAGTGAACGCCATCGTGGAAGCGGTGAAGGTCACCCTGGAGAAATGTCCGCCCGAGCTGGCGGCCGATATTATGGACCGCGGTATTGTGTTGACGGGGGGCGGCGCATTGCTGCGCAACCTTGACAAGCTACTGGCCAAAGAGACGGGCATGCCTGTCATCGTGGCCGAGCATCCGCTCGATTGTGTTGCCATCGGTACGGGGAGAGCTCTCGATAACATCCATTTGTTCAAATCAAGAAGCAGTTCGCCCCTTCGCAAGCGCTAA
- the radC gene encoding RadC family protein encodes MDMPQYLLRDMPLEERPRERMMQYGAGSLSNAELLAILFRTGTRDESAIHLAQRVLSGIGGLRQLVDLSLDELMKLKGIGPAKAVQLKAGIELGQRLAKTRLPEAQIIRSPRDAADLLMEQLRYLQKEHFVCLFLNTKNHIIAQETLSMGSLNSSIVHPREVFRAAIKCSSASVVCAHNHPSGDPTPSPEDIRMTRRLCKAGEIVGIDVLDHIVIGDGEFVSLKEQGLM; translated from the coding sequence ATGGATATGCCGCAATATTTGCTGCGGGACATGCCTCTTGAGGAGAGACCCAGAGAACGCATGATGCAATACGGAGCCGGATCACTCAGCAACGCTGAGCTGCTGGCGATATTGTTTCGCACGGGAACCCGGGATGAATCGGCCATACATCTGGCTCAGCGCGTGCTGAGCGGAATTGGCGGACTCCGCCAGCTGGTGGATCTCAGCCTGGATGAGCTGATGAAGCTCAAAGGCATCGGCCCTGCCAAAGCGGTGCAGCTTAAGGCGGGAATCGAACTGGGGCAGAGGCTTGCCAAGACGCGGCTCCCGGAGGCCCAGATCATTCGCAGTCCGCGGGATGCAGCGGATTTATTGATGGAGCAGCTGCGTTATTTGCAGAAGGAACATTTTGTCTGTTTATTTTTGAATACGAAAAATCATATCATTGCTCAGGAGACGCTTTCCATGGGAAGCTTGAATTCCTCGATCGTCCATCCGCGCGAGGTGTTTCGCGCAGCGATTAAATGCAGCAGCGCGTCTGTCGTATGCGCCCATAATCATCCTAGCGGAGATCCGACGCCAAGCCCGGAGGATATCCGGATGACAAGGCGCCTATGCAAAGCCGGGGAAATCGTCGGCATCGATGTGCTGGACCACATCGTGATTGGAGACGGGGAATTCGTAAGTTTGAAGGAGCAAGGCTTGATGTAA
- a CDS encoding Maf family protein, translating into MNLEIAASSSQYVILASTSPRRRELLASLHIPFEVIPSEADETTPEQWEPERIVMELALRKAKAVQATLEPATREAVIIGSDTIVVLDGQVLGKPKDEAEAASLLRSLQGRSHDVYTAVACIDVITGRTEVEYRRTTVTMRTAAEEEIAAYARTGEGLDKAGAYAIQGLGSIFVTGIEGCYFNVVGLPLSLLSEMLGHFGIHVLR; encoded by the coding sequence ATGAACTTGGAAATTGCAGCTTCATCATCGCAGTATGTCATATTGGCCTCGACTTCACCGCGCAGACGGGAATTGCTGGCTTCCTTACATATTCCGTTTGAGGTGATTCCAAGCGAAGCGGACGAAACTACGCCGGAGCAATGGGAGCCGGAGCGAATCGTGATGGAGCTTGCGCTGCGCAAGGCCAAGGCGGTTCAGGCAACGCTTGAGCCAGCAACGCGCGAAGCCGTTATCATCGGCAGCGATACAATTGTCGTCTTGGACGGACAAGTGCTTGGCAAGCCCAAGGATGAAGCGGAGGCAGCTTCCTTGCTCCGTTCCCTGCAGGGACGAAGCCACGATGTGTATACTGCCGTGGCCTGCATCGATGTGATTACTGGAAGAACGGAAGTCGAATATCGCCGTACGACCGTTACGATGAGAACCGCAGCCGAGGAAGAGATCGCCGCATATGCCAGGACCGGAGAAGGCTTGGACAAAGCGGGCGCTTATGCGATACAAGGACTCGGGTCGATTTTTGTCACGGGAATCGAAGGCTGTTATTTTAACGTGGTTGGACTGCCGCTATCCTTGCTGAGCGAGATGCTGGGCCATTTTGGAATCCATGTGTTGCGGTAA
- a CDS encoding SPOR domain-containing protein, whose product MNKAKMTFRFDEHGQQAHSAQKAGDRQRLEATPASGHDKPPERSEQEPKDTPITYRAVETIDYWGDPFTDHTGTGIALLPEHAEPGGGDYYFRKTRTSWWKVAGSLTGAIVTGALFGFVVLSMFDQEMTVPIPGISVPKQGAAGEAADIPVLGSVITEEQVPLVQVVLPSQSYHFLQYGVFSTAEGVALAQEQLRSAGIAAARDTLDEKRVYAGVSPDREEAKLLSGRLKTGGVHLILHEIALPESATMEYKGDAASLQQYLAQSADLAYMLSSSSAALLGEASPGRQSQEEIGRLRESHQLWTKSAADVRGKLTAAAEAEAKEMEKAMNSAVEAMEEFNEKGEQTMLWEVQNEVMRFILAEQKLVGGQEGL is encoded by the coding sequence GTGAACAAGGCAAAGATGACATTCCGGTTCGATGAACATGGGCAACAAGCGCACAGTGCACAGAAGGCTGGAGATCGCCAGCGGCTGGAGGCCACCCCCGCTTCAGGGCATGACAAGCCGCCCGAGCGATCAGAACAGGAACCGAAGGATACTCCTATAACTTACCGTGCGGTGGAAACGATAGATTATTGGGGAGATCCCTTTACAGACCATACAGGAACAGGGATTGCCCTATTGCCAGAGCATGCCGAGCCAGGCGGCGGAGATTATTATTTTCGTAAAACGCGGACCTCCTGGTGGAAGGTTGCCGGCTCGCTGACCGGCGCGATCGTGACCGGAGCGCTCTTTGGATTCGTCGTTCTGTCCATGTTCGACCAGGAAATGACGGTGCCGATCCCTGGAATTAGCGTGCCGAAGCAGGGGGCGGCCGGAGAAGCGGCCGATATTCCCGTACTGGGCAGTGTCATTACGGAGGAACAGGTTCCGCTCGTACAGGTCGTTCTGCCTTCGCAGAGCTATCATTTCCTGCAGTACGGCGTGTTCAGCACAGCGGAAGGCGTTGCCCTGGCCCAGGAACAATTGCGCTCCGCGGGAATTGCCGCCGCGCGGGATACCTTGGATGAGAAGCGGGTCTATGCGGGAGTCTCCCCGGACCGTGAGGAAGCTAAACTGCTGAGCGGGAGGCTGAAGACAGGAGGCGTTCACCTCATTTTGCATGAAATTGCCTTGCCTGAATCGGCTACGATGGAATATAAAGGGGATGCGGCATCCCTCCAGCAATATTTGGCGCAGAGTGCGGATCTCGCCTATATGCTCAGCTCCTCCTCGGCAGCTCTTCTGGGAGAAGCTTCTCCCGGGCGCCAGAGCCAGGAGGAAATCGGCCGGCTAAGGGAGAGCCATCAGCTGTGGACCAAAAGCGCCGCCGACGTTCGAGGCAAGCTGACGGCAGCCGCGGAGGCTGAAGCAAAGGAGATGGAGAAGGCGATGAACAGTGCGGTTGAGGCGATGGAGGAATTTAACGAGAAGGGCGAGCAAACCATGCTCTGGGAAGTGCAGAACGAAGTGATGCGGTTCATTCTGGCGGAACAAAAGCTGGTCGGAGGCCAAGAAGGGCTGTAA
- a CDS encoding YkoF family thiamine/hydroxymethylpyrimidine-binding protein: protein MTNSFNHNIQAAACGTSRIVGCRFSLFPMSDRFVPIILGALEHTDTSKVWVQSDDVSTCVRGRHEHVFDVVKSIFLQAAKSGEHVVLSATFSVGCPGDTEGDVFMSEDDVRLNEGNKTSVDTAAQFALYPMGVPHYMDVIYDAVKAAEAEGTFSGGIHYASRLDGTAQQVFRSLENAFVTSSTKTSHLVMTATISCNSPSAKPEHVQRKGE, encoded by the coding sequence ATGACCAATTCATTCAACCACAACATTCAAGCCGCGGCCTGCGGCACCAGCCGCATCGTCGGCTGCCGGTTCTCTCTGTTTCCGATGAGCGACCGGTTCGTTCCGATCATTCTTGGAGCGCTGGAGCATACCGATACGTCCAAGGTCTGGGTTCAAAGCGATGACGTCAGCACCTGCGTGCGCGGCCGCCATGAGCATGTGTTCGACGTAGTTAAATCCATTTTCCTGCAGGCGGCAAAAAGCGGTGAGCATGTCGTTCTTAGCGCAACCTTTTCCGTAGGCTGCCCGGGAGATACGGAAGGAGATGTCTTCATGTCTGAGGACGATGTCCGTTTGAACGAAGGGAACAAAACATCGGTTGATACCGCAGCTCAATTCGCCCTTTACCCGATGGGGGTGCCCCACTACATGGACGTCATTTATGATGCGGTCAAAGCGGCGGAAGCCGAGGGAACGTTCTCCGGCGGAATTCATTACGCTAGCCGCCTGGATGGAACCGCCCAACAGGTGTTTCGTTCACTCGAAAATGCCTTTGTCACGTCAAGCACCAAGACTTCCCATCTAGTCATGACGGCCACAATCTCCTGCAACAGCCCGTCAGCCAAACCGGAGCATGTGCAGAGGAAGGGGGAATAA
- a CDS encoding ECF transporter S component: protein MSSWKLRDIIVLSSLSVVFAVVYLIFLQIGNVLVGFMGPMGYEVIFGIWFIVSIISAYILRKPGAALLSETIAGTIEVLIGNVTGPILILSAFIQGLGAEAVFAAVRYRYYNTAVLMGAGVGAAVFSFGWGFFQSGFAALSTGLVISMFIVRVISGAVIAGLLGKWISDALARTGVLRSFPIGKAAVQSANQQRTSVKQ, encoded by the coding sequence ATGTCATCCTGGAAGCTTCGCGACATTATCGTTCTCAGCTCGCTGTCCGTCGTGTTTGCTGTCGTCTATTTGATTTTCCTGCAGATAGGCAATGTGCTCGTCGGCTTTATGGGTCCGATGGGATATGAGGTCATCTTCGGCATATGGTTTATCGTTTCGATCATTTCAGCCTATATCTTGCGCAAGCCCGGAGCAGCCCTGCTGTCCGAGACGATCGCCGGGACGATCGAGGTATTGATCGGCAACGTCACCGGCCCGATCCTGATTCTGTCGGCCTTTATTCAAGGCCTCGGCGCGGAAGCGGTATTCGCCGCCGTAAGATACCGTTACTACAACACAGCAGTGCTCATGGGCGCAGGCGTAGGCGCGGCCGTATTCAGCTTTGGCTGGGGCTTCTTTCAATCCGGCTTCGCCGCTTTGTCCACGGGTCTAGTCATCTCGATGTTCATCGTCCGGGTTATCAGCGGTGCAGTGATCGCCGGCCTGCTAGGCAAATGGATATCCGATGCGCTGGCCCGGACAGGCGTATTGAGGAGCTTTCCCATCGGGAAGGCCGCTGTCCAAAGCGCCAATCAACAACGAACCTCGGTGAAGCAGTAA
- a CDS encoding ABC transporter ATP-binding protein, with translation MNTLLPNQETMDKPMVLETKNLSLAFSEDGEEQVFSSISLRLHQGELLLLLGPSGCGKSSLALCLNRVYPSAIDSLVTGGVYLYGKSLEGQDPGEIAQQVGIVFQDVDSQFCMLKVEEELAFCLENIGCPREQISAKIDEALRLVDLTDWRSAHIHTLSGGMKQRLALACALALNPDVLILDEPTSNLDPLACSHLADLIHSIRKQRQMSILLIEHQLDAWMPYVDRLAVMGTEGKLVYEGEPRTYFANFKEEAQHLGIWMPGAVRLHEQLQIDREPSWQPLTRDELAELWLSKPDSVKRTLLQQLEQTDVSRSKLPDEGAADASGKEALLSVDSLSFERSGGQKILDRLSLSIPAGQFIALVGQNGAGKSTLAALLSGILEPSSGRITFSGRPLPDWPEKELRKRVGLIFQHPEHQFVTDTVYDELAFGLRLQKLSEEAVSDRVESLLEQYRLQHRRGFSPFALSQGQKRRLSVAAMLSEEQQVLLCDEPTFGQDAYSALELMNSLRARVDRGLTVIMITHDMELVQQFADRVIVLGERSIQWDGRPDALWDWPEEQLRAHKLVPPLSAHLKNKLRWALRRTQEICGEVIV, from the coding sequence ATGAATACGTTGCTCCCGAATCAAGAAACGATGGATAAACCGATGGTCTTGGAGACAAAAAATTTATCCCTGGCTTTCAGCGAGGACGGGGAGGAGCAGGTGTTCTCCTCGATTTCCCTCCGGCTGCATCAAGGCGAATTGCTGCTGCTCCTTGGTCCAAGCGGCTGTGGGAAAAGTTCCTTGGCCCTCTGCCTGAACCGGGTGTACCCGTCAGCCATCGATAGCCTGGTGACAGGCGGCGTTTATCTGTATGGCAAATCCCTAGAGGGACAGGATCCAGGTGAAATTGCGCAGCAGGTAGGCATTGTGTTCCAAGACGTGGACAGCCAATTTTGCATGCTTAAGGTGGAGGAGGAGCTTGCTTTTTGCCTGGAAAATATCGGCTGCCCACGGGAACAAATCAGCGCGAAAATCGACGAAGCGCTGCGGCTTGTCGATCTGACCGACTGGCGGAGCGCGCATATCCATACTTTATCCGGTGGAATGAAGCAGCGGCTCGCCCTAGCCTGCGCTCTGGCTTTGAATCCGGATGTACTCATCCTTGACGAGCCCACATCCAATCTGGATCCGCTGGCTTGCTCGCACTTGGCCGATCTCATTCATTCCATCCGCAAGCAGCGGCAAATGAGCATCTTGCTGATCGAGCACCAGCTCGATGCCTGGATGCCTTATGTCGATCGCCTTGCCGTGATGGGCACAGAAGGTAAACTTGTTTACGAAGGGGAGCCCCGAACCTATTTCGCCAATTTTAAAGAAGAGGCGCAGCATTTGGGAATATGGATGCCGGGGGCCGTCCGCCTGCATGAGCAGCTGCAGATAGACAGAGAACCTTCATGGCAGCCGCTCACCAGGGACGAGCTGGCCGAACTGTGGCTGAGCAAACCCGATTCCGTAAAAAGAACGCTGCTTCAGCAGTTGGAGCAAACCGATGTCTCCCGATCCAAGCTGCCGGACGAAGGGGCTGCCGATGCTAGCGGCAAGGAAGCCTTGCTGTCGGTCGATAGCCTTTCCTTCGAGCGCAGCGGAGGACAGAAGATTCTCGACAGGCTGTCACTGTCGATCCCTGCCGGGCAGTTCATTGCCCTCGTCGGCCAGAACGGGGCGGGGAAGTCGACCCTCGCCGCGCTCTTGTCGGGCATATTGGAGCCATCCTCCGGCAGAATCACCTTCTCTGGCCGACCCTTGCCGGACTGGCCGGAGAAGGAGCTGCGCAAGCGCGTTGGTCTCATTTTCCAGCATCCGGAGCATCAATTCGTCACTGATACCGTCTACGACGAGCTTGCCTTCGGCCTGCGGCTGCAGAAGCTGTCTGAGGAGGCTGTATCCGATCGGGTCGAGTCGCTGCTTGAGCAGTATCGCCTGCAGCACCGTCGCGGCTTCAGTCCCTTCGCCCTGAGCCAGGGACAAAAACGCCGATTAAGCGTGGCCGCGATGCTGTCTGAGGAGCAGCAGGTGCTGCTCTGCGACGAGCCGACCTTCGGCCAGGACGCTTACTCTGCCCTGGAGCTGATGAACTCGCTGCGCGCCCGGGTAGACCGTGGACTAACCGTCATCATGATTACCCATGATATGGAGCTTGTCCAGCAATTTGCCGATCGGGTCATCGTACTCGGCGAGCGAAGCATTCAATGGGACGGACGCCCCGATGCATTATGGGATTGGCCGGAGGAGCAGCTTCGGGCGCATAAGCTCGTCCCGCCGCTCTCAGCCCATTTGAAGAATAAGCTAAGATGGGCGCTCCGGAGAACACAAGAAATCTGCGGGGAGGTTATCGTATGA
- a CDS encoding energy-coupling factor transporter transmembrane component T family protein has protein sequence MIRSGALGELLNDMNPSIKGLTVITGVILMSLAFDPVTVSVSLIYILMITVIFGRISWRRWLFLFVPFFILAIGYFWTAALFPRSDLPQDSPLLLSWGPLKLTVAGFNLALSLALRTLMFSALSLLFVLTTEPVKFMLSLMQQCKLPPKLAYGILAGFRFLPLFREELLIMQQAHRIRGIWREKRNIRSALHAFKRYSIPLLASAIRKSERVAVAMVSRGFTGGKRDFYYRMTIRPRDWMLMVIVLAGIALGYTVSYALGTLTWYGGQL, from the coding sequence ATGATAAGATCAGGCGCATTGGGGGAGCTCCTAAATGATATGAATCCCTCCATCAAAGGACTCACCGTCATTACAGGGGTCATTTTAATGTCGCTTGCCTTCGATCCGGTTACCGTTTCCGTCAGCCTCATTTATATATTGATGATTACTGTCATATTTGGCCGGATTTCCTGGCGCAGATGGCTGTTCTTGTTTGTGCCTTTCTTTATACTGGCGATCGGTTATTTCTGGACAGCTGCTCTTTTTCCACGTTCCGATCTGCCGCAGGACTCCCCTTTGCTCTTATCGTGGGGACCGCTGAAGCTGACGGTGGCCGGGTTCAATCTGGCCCTCTCGCTCGCCTTGCGTACCTTGATGTTCTCGGCGCTGTCGCTCCTGTTCGTCCTGACGACCGAACCCGTCAAATTTATGCTTAGTCTCATGCAGCAATGCAAGCTGCCGCCGAAGCTGGCGTACGGCATCTTGGCCGGATTCCGCTTCCTCCCCCTGTTCCGCGAGGAGCTTCTCATTATGCAGCAGGCCCACCGGATTCGGGGCATATGGCGGGAGAAGCGCAATATCCGCTCGGCGCTCCATGCTTTCAAGCGTTACAGTATCCCGCTCCTGGCCAGCGCCATACGCAAATCCGAGCGGGTTGCCGTAGCCATGGTGTCGCGCGGCTTTACCGGCGGCAAACGGGATTTCTACTACCGAATGACCATTCGTCCGCGGGATTGGATGCTCATGGTCATCGTGCTGGCCGGCATCGCTCTGGGATACACGGTATCCTATGCGCTAGGCACCTTGACGTGGTATGGGGGCCAATTATAG
- the murC gene encoding UDP-N-acetylmuramate--L-alanine ligase, with translation MSAIARVMLEMGYTVTGSDVASQELTEKLAAKGAKIYIGHTKEQVHGADLVVYSTALPKDNVERVAAEEQGIPVLHRSQMLARLLNERTGVAVAGAHGKTTTSSMIALVMEQCGTDPTYIIGGEIMDIGTNAKAGQGKCVVAEADESDGSFLQYHPSLGIVTNIEADHLENYGGDFSKLKEAYVQFLNQIKPGGKAIVSGDDRNIRDLLPKLQCEVVTYGIETACDYTATDIELGDRKVAFTMNRGGQPLGQVKLSVPGRHNVHNAMATVIACLESGIPFAEIAEAIQHFHGAKRRFQVLGESRGILVIDDYAHHPTEIEATIAAAKATGKRIIAVFQPQRYSRTFFLLDAFSRAFSGADEVIITDIYSPAGEKQIEGINSSKLVELIKVNSNAGARHLPTKQDVLDDLQGRLQPGDLVITMGAGDIWKVGHELAKSLA, from the coding sequence ATGAGTGCTATTGCCCGCGTTATGCTGGAAATGGGCTACACCGTAACCGGATCGGACGTAGCTTCCCAGGAGTTGACGGAGAAGCTGGCGGCCAAAGGAGCTAAAATTTATATCGGACATACTAAAGAGCAGGTGCATGGGGCGGATTTAGTCGTGTATTCGACTGCGCTGCCCAAGGATAATGTCGAACGGGTAGCCGCGGAGGAACAGGGAATTCCGGTCCTGCATCGTTCGCAAATGCTGGCAAGGCTGCTGAACGAACGTACAGGCGTGGCTGTTGCCGGAGCACATGGCAAAACGACGACCTCCTCCATGATCGCTCTGGTGATGGAACAATGCGGGACGGACCCTACCTATATTATTGGCGGCGAAATTATGGATATCGGGACAAATGCCAAAGCAGGGCAGGGCAAATGCGTCGTCGCTGAGGCCGATGAGAGCGATGGCTCATTTCTTCAATACCATCCTTCGCTTGGCATCGTTACAAACATCGAGGCGGACCATTTGGAGAATTACGGCGGCGACTTCAGCAAACTTAAAGAGGCCTACGTGCAGTTCCTGAATCAAATCAAACCAGGAGGCAAAGCGATCGTATCCGGAGATGACCGGAACATCCGTGATTTGCTGCCGAAGCTGCAATGCGAGGTCGTGACCTATGGCATCGAAACAGCATGCGATTATACGGCAACGGATATTGAGCTTGGAGACCGGAAGGTCGCGTTTACGATGAACCGCGGCGGGCAGCCCTTGGGCCAAGTCAAGCTTTCGGTTCCCGGAAGACATAATGTCCATAATGCCATGGCCACGGTAATTGCATGTCTTGAGTCGGGTATTCCTTTTGCAGAGATCGCCGAGGCGATTCAGCATTTTCATGGCGCGAAACGCCGATTCCAGGTGCTGGGCGAGAGCCGCGGCATTCTGGTTATCGATGATTATGCCCATCATCCGACGGAGATCGAAGCAACGATTGCGGCAGCTAAAGCGACCGGCAAACGGATCATTGCCGTATTCCAGCCCCAGCGGTATTCGCGAACCTTCTTCCTATTGGATGCGTTCAGCCGCGCGTTTAGCGGAGCGGATGAGGTGATCATTACGGATATCTACTCGCCTGCGGGAGAGAAACAGATTGAAGGCATCAATTCGTCGAAGCTGGTAGAGCTGATTAAAGTGAACAGCAATGCCGGAGCTAGGCACTTGCCGACAAAGCAGGATGTCCTCGATGATTTGCAAGGACGTTTGCAGCCAGGCGACCTTGTCATTACGATGGGGGCCGGCGATATATGGAAGGTTGGGCATGAGTTGGCCAAGAGCTTGGCCTAA